Proteins from a single region of Rhizobium leguminosarum bv. trifolii WSM1325:
- a CDS encoding conserved hypothetical protein (KEGG: rec:RHECIAT_PC0000564 hypothetical protein), with translation MHNKEADDDRAPDLLAHYRPLAIRAVAAALTLKRDRPDARPLRETEYSGPACTDDDQWDDEPGISFIR, from the coding sequence ATGCACAACAAAGAAGCGGATGACGATCGGGCGCCGGACCTGCTCGCTCACTACCGGCCGCTTGCGATCAGAGCCGTGGCCGCGGCGCTCACCCTCAAGCGCGACAGACCGGATGCCCGCCCGCTGCGAGAGACGGAATATTCCGGCCCCGCCTGCACGGACGATGATCAGTGGGACGACGAGCCCGGCATCTCGTTCATCCGTTAA